Proteins encoded by one window of Aspergillus puulaauensis MK2 DNA, chromosome 4, nearly complete sequence:
- a CDS encoding uncharacterized protein (COG:S;~EggNog:ENOG410Q02K;~TransMembrane:4 (i21-41o53-75i87-108o114-130i)), whose product MNILQKLNAPPERIPRRKFKLHIAIGFLVLITFILAIARIADGGTPRGRTNTWGIAVCVKSALFMAYQVTTGHINRLKRWANTKVNITLNVIDTVFWFALFIITIMGTMGATSTSSKALGAIIIILAITLV is encoded by the exons ATGAATATCCTCCAGAAACTGAATGCCCCACCCGAGCGTATTCCGAGACGGAAGTTCAAACTGCACATTGCGATCGGATTTCTAGTCTTGATAACCTTCATCCTAGCCATTGCCCGCATAGCCGACGGCGGGACTCCGAGGGGGAGAACAAATACATGGGGAATTGCAGTG TGTGTAAAATCCGCCCTTTTCATGGCATACCAAGTCACGACGGGCCACATTAATCGACTCAAGCGATGGGCAAACACCAAGGTCAATATCACTTTGAATGTAATTGATACAGTGTTCTGGTTTGCGCTGTTTATTATCACAATCATGGGGACCATGGGGGCGACTTCGACGAGCAGCAAGGCACTGGGCGCGATCATTATCATTCTGGCTATCACGCTGGTGTAG